A genomic stretch from Cellulomonas sp. KRMCY2 includes:
- a CDS encoding carbohydrate ABC transporter permease, protein MSAASGAGATTVAPRSRGESTSSPSPKAPPSAWQSRLGRFDHKVVPYLLISPFFILFAVFGLFPLIYNGVVAFRNWSILQPDKDGWAGFANFSRLLEDERFWNALGNTFGIFLLSTIPQLFLALVVAALLNRRLRAQNFFRVGILLPYVTPIVASTLVFSSVFARDYGLANWLLGMLGVHSELGQGQIIDGFDWRGSKATSWAAIAFMVNWKWIGYNALLYLSAMQSIPKDVYEAAALDGANAWKQLWKITVPMIRPMVLFTVVLSTIGGLQLFAEPMLFEQNAQAATGGTRGQWQTVAQLIYKIGWKDLNLGYAAAMSWGLFLIIVVIAAFNAFITNRLGGGKR, encoded by the coding sequence ATGTCCGCCGCCAGTGGCGCAGGAGCGACGACTGTCGCACCACGCTCCAGGGGCGAGAGCACCAGCAGTCCGAGCCCGAAGGCACCGCCCAGCGCGTGGCAGTCCCGGCTCGGCAGGTTCGACCACAAGGTCGTGCCGTACCTGCTGATCTCGCCCTTCTTCATCCTGTTCGCCGTCTTCGGCCTGTTCCCGTTGATCTACAACGGTGTGGTGGCCTTCCGGAACTGGAGCATCCTCCAGCCGGACAAGGACGGTTGGGCCGGGTTCGCCAACTTCTCCAGGCTGCTGGAGGACGAGAGGTTCTGGAACGCGCTGGGCAACACGTTCGGCATCTTCCTTCTCTCGACGATCCCGCAGCTCTTCCTCGCCCTCGTGGTCGCCGCGCTGCTCAACCGCCGGCTGCGGGCCCAGAACTTCTTCCGGGTCGGGATCCTGCTGCCGTACGTCACACCGATCGTCGCCTCGACCCTCGTGTTCTCCTCCGTCTTCGCCCGTGACTACGGCCTGGCCAACTGGCTGCTGGGCATGCTCGGGGTGCACAGCGAGCTGGGACAGGGTCAGATCATCGACGGCTTCGACTGGCGCGGCTCCAAGGCGACGTCGTGGGCCGCCATCGCGTTCATGGTCAACTGGAAGTGGATCGGCTACAACGCGCTCCTCTACCTGTCCGCCATGCAGTCCATCCCGAAGGACGTCTACGAGGCCGCGGCCCTGGACGGCGCCAACGCGTGGAAGCAGCTGTGGAAGATCACCGTCCCGATGATCCGGCCCATGGTCCTGTTCACGGTGGTCCTGTCGACCATCGGCGGCCTGCAGCTGTTCGCCGAGCCGATGCTCTTCGAGCAGAACGCCCAGGCGGCCACGGGTGGTACCCGTGGTCAGTGGCAGACCGTTGCGCAGCTGATCTACAAGATCGGCTGGAAGGACCTCAACCTCGGCTACGCCGCAGCGATGTCCTGGGGACTGTTCCTCATCATCGTGGTCATCGCGGCCTTCAACGCCTTCATCACCAACCGCCTGGGAGGTGGCAAGCGATGA
- a CDS encoding type II secretion system F family protein: MGVVSGLLLGAGLCLLLWSVTSPVPHRRERGRWSESITDLLVQAGAPGVSPAALIGTCAVTGMMTWVVAVGLTRSPAIATCFALMAAYAPVGLVRTRARSRRAALRGVWPEVVDHLASGIRAGLSLPEALGQLGDRGPVELRPAFRAFAEDHRASGRFGDCLDALKARLADPVADRIVEVLRLTRDVGGTDLGRLLRTLSAFLREDARTRGELEARQSWTVNGARLAVAAPWLVLAMLSSRPEAAAAYNTSAGVAVLAAGAGSSLVAYHLMARIGRLPEDVRVLR; this comes from the coding sequence GTGGGCGTCGTGAGCGGACTGCTCCTCGGCGCCGGGCTGTGCCTCCTCCTGTGGTCGGTGACCTCGCCGGTCCCGCACCGACGGGAGCGTGGCCGGTGGTCGGAGTCGATCACCGACCTCCTGGTCCAGGCCGGGGCGCCGGGCGTCTCGCCGGCGGCGCTGATCGGCACCTGCGCGGTCACCGGCATGATGACCTGGGTCGTCGCGGTCGGTCTGACCCGGTCCCCGGCGATCGCGACCTGCTTCGCCCTGATGGCCGCGTACGCACCGGTGGGGCTGGTCCGCACCCGCGCCCGCAGTCGCCGCGCCGCGCTGCGCGGGGTGTGGCCCGAGGTCGTCGACCACCTCGCATCGGGCATCCGCGCGGGCCTGTCGTTGCCGGAGGCCCTCGGTCAGCTGGGTGATCGCGGGCCGGTCGAGCTCCGCCCTGCCTTCCGTGCCTTCGCCGAGGACCACCGCGCCAGTGGTCGCTTCGGTGACTGCCTCGACGCCCTCAAGGCCCGGCTCGCGGACCCGGTGGCGGACCGGATCGTCGAGGTGCTCCGGCTGACCCGCGACGTCGGCGGCACCGACCTCGGTCGGCTGCTCCGGACCCTCTCGGCGTTCCTGCGCGAGGACGCCCGGACCCGCGGCGAGCTCGAGGCCCGTCAGAGCTGGACGGTCAACGGCGCACGGCTCGCGGTGGCGGCGCCCTGGCTGGTGCTCGCGATGCTCTCCTCGCGGCCCGAGGCCGCCGCCGCCTACAACACCTCCGCGGGCGTCGCCGTCCTGGCTGCCGGGGCCGGGAGCTCGTTGGTCGCCTACCACCTCATGGCGCGCATCGGGCGACTGCCCGAGGACGTCCGGGTGCTGCGGTGA
- a CDS encoding CpaF family protein: MDGVALLEHEVRELIRRRGVDPLRDRESLADLVRDVVADYDERSLRGHLPPLVDAGAATKAVVDAVAGLGPLQQYMDDDEVEEIWINSPAEVFVARRGEPELTTTILTEVQVRELVEQMLRVSGRRLDLSSPFVDAALPGGERLHVVIPDVTRTAWAINIRKYLVRATHLDDLVALGSLTPAAARFLAASVAAGLNILVSGPTQAGKTTMLNALGGSIPPRERIITAEEVFELRIPHRDVVAMQCRQPSLEGTGAITLRRLVKEALRMRPSRIVIGEVREAESLDMLIALNAGVPGMCTVHANSAREALTKICTLPLLAGENVSAAFVVPTVASAIDLVVHLDIDARGRRRTAEIVAVPGRVENGVVETADVFHQRDDVLVRADGFPPHPERYSRIGVDVAALLRPRTSEVG, from the coding sequence GTGGACGGTGTCGCACTGCTCGAGCACGAGGTGCGCGAGCTCATCCGACGGCGCGGGGTCGACCCGCTGCGTGACCGCGAGTCACTTGCGGACCTGGTGCGCGACGTCGTCGCCGACTACGACGAACGCTCCCTGCGCGGTCACCTGCCACCCCTGGTCGATGCCGGGGCGGCGACCAAGGCCGTCGTCGACGCCGTCGCCGGCCTCGGCCCGCTCCAGCAGTACATGGACGACGACGAGGTCGAGGAGATCTGGATCAACTCGCCCGCCGAGGTCTTCGTCGCCCGGCGCGGTGAGCCCGAGCTGACGACGACGATCCTGACCGAGGTCCAGGTGCGTGAGCTCGTCGAGCAGATGCTCCGCGTCTCCGGTCGTCGCCTCGACCTGTCCAGCCCGTTCGTCGACGCGGCGCTGCCCGGCGGGGAACGGCTGCACGTGGTGATCCCCGACGTCACCCGCACGGCGTGGGCGATCAACATCCGCAAGTACCTCGTGCGGGCCACGCACCTCGACGACCTGGTCGCGCTCGGCTCGCTGACCCCGGCCGCTGCGCGGTTCCTTGCCGCGTCCGTGGCGGCCGGCCTCAACATCCTGGTGTCCGGCCCGACCCAGGCGGGCAAGACGACGATGCTGAACGCTCTCGGCGGGTCCATCCCACCGCGCGAGCGGATCATCACCGCCGAGGAGGTCTTCGAGCTGCGGATCCCGCACCGCGACGTGGTGGCGATGCAGTGCCGTCAGCCCAGCCTCGAGGGGACCGGGGCGATCACGCTGCGGCGCCTGGTCAAGGAGGCGCTGCGGATGCGGCCGAGCCGGATCGTGATCGGCGAGGTCCGGGAGGCGGAGAGCCTCGACATGCTCATCGCCCTCAACGCCGGCGTGCCCGGCATGTGCACCGTTCACGCGAACAGCGCGCGCGAGGCCCTGACCAAGATCTGCACGCTGCCGCTGCTCGCCGGCGAGAACGTCTCCGCGGCGTTCGTCGTACCGACGGTGGCCTCCGCGATCGACCTCGTCGTGCACCTCGACATCGACGCGCGCGGTCGGCGGCGCACCGCGGAGATCGTCGCCGTGCCGGGACGCGTCGAGAACGGAGTCGTCGAGACGGCAGACGTCTTCCACCAGCGCGACGACGTCCTGGTGCGCGCGGACGGCTTCCCGCCACACCCCGAGCGCTACTCCCGCATCGGTGTGGACGTCGCCGCTCTGCTGCGTCCACGCACGTCGGAGGTGGGCTGA
- a CDS encoding type II secretion system F family protein — translation MIAGLSPAGVGAAVGAVGGIGLWIVILRLNARRPRLDARLAPYLRLPGGASALLRVPAVHSPFPTVERLVAPVMHDAVRLVERLGSPTVDLQRRLDRAGRPQTVEDFRAEQVVAAALGTAAGLVVALALVAGRGTHPVAAAVVVAACALTGLVSRDQLLSRQVRQREERMLAELPTVAELLALAVGAGEGAHGALERVGRSTRGELSTEVRRVVADCRAGTPLTVALERLADRTGLVALSRFAEAIAVAVDRGTPLADVLRAQAEDVREASRRGLMETGGRKEVVMMVPVVFLILPVTVVFAVFPGLATLRLDL, via the coding sequence GTGATCGCCGGGTTGTCGCCCGCCGGCGTCGGCGCCGCTGTCGGCGCCGTCGGCGGGATCGGGCTGTGGATCGTCATCCTGCGGCTCAACGCCCGGCGGCCCCGCCTGGATGCGCGCCTGGCGCCGTACCTCCGCCTGCCCGGCGGCGCCTCGGCCCTGCTGCGGGTACCTGCGGTGCACTCACCGTTCCCGACGGTCGAGCGTCTGGTCGCACCGGTCATGCACGACGCGGTCCGCCTGGTCGAGCGGCTCGGCTCCCCCACCGTGGATCTCCAGCGTCGGCTCGACCGCGCCGGGCGACCCCAGACCGTCGAGGACTTCCGTGCCGAGCAGGTCGTCGCGGCAGCGCTCGGCACCGCAGCGGGCCTGGTCGTGGCCCTGGCGCTGGTCGCCGGTCGCGGCACCCACCCGGTGGCCGCCGCGGTGGTCGTGGCTGCCTGCGCCCTGACCGGGCTCGTCAGCCGCGACCAGCTGCTCAGCCGGCAGGTCAGGCAGCGGGAGGAACGCATGCTGGCCGAGCTGCCCACGGTCGCCGAGCTGCTGGCGCTCGCGGTCGGAGCGGGCGAGGGGGCGCACGGCGCCCTCGAACGCGTCGGACGGTCGACGCGCGGCGAGCTCTCGACGGAGGTACGGCGCGTCGTGGCGGACTGCCGTGCCGGCACACCGCTGACCGTTGCCCTGGAGCGACTGGCCGACCGGACCGGCCTGGTTGCTCTGAGCCGGTTCGCGGAGGCCATCGCTGTCGCGGTCGACCGTGGCACGCCGCTGGCCGACGTGCTGCGCGCCCAGGCGGAGGACGTCCGGGAGGCCAGCCGCCGCGGCCTGATGGAGACCGGCGGCCGCAAGGAGGTCGTGATGATGGTCCCGGTGGTCTTCCTGATCCTGCCGGTGACCGTCGTGTTCGCCGTCTTCCCCGGGCTGGCCACGCTGCGGCTCGACCTGTGA
- a CDS encoding TadE family protein, whose product MSPPSAAERDRGSAVVDFVLIGALTTVLFAGVLQLTLTLHVRSTLIDCAAEGARYGALADRTVEQGAQRTRDLIAMTLAPRFAQQVTAESTVVDGLDVVRVEVTAPLPVVGLLGPAGTLAVDGHALAEEP is encoded by the coding sequence GTGTCACCTCCTTCGGCGGCTGAGCGGGACCGCGGCTCCGCGGTCGTCGACTTCGTGCTCATCGGTGCGCTGACGACAGTCCTGTTCGCCGGTGTCCTGCAGCTCACCCTCACGCTGCACGTCAGGTCGACCCTGATCGACTGCGCGGCCGAGGGGGCGCGGTACGGCGCGCTCGCCGACCGCACCGTCGAGCAGGGCGCGCAGCGGACCCGGGACCTGATCGCGATGACGCTCGCGCCACGCTTCGCCCAGCAGGTCACCGCCGAGTCGACGGTCGTGGACGGCCTGGACGTCGTGCGCGTCGAGGTCACGGCTCCGCTGCCGGTCGTCGGCCTGCTCGGCCCGGCTGGAACCCTGGCCGTCGACGGCCACGCCCTCGCGGAGGAGCCATGA
- a CDS encoding carbohydrate ABC transporter permease, with the protein MSTSPSHARTVTPVAEPVTRRKAALLGRSPQDTAASGWNYLLLVVAIIAGAFPIYWMFVVATGTDATLAQLPPQVTPGGNFMHNVGIVLGNITEQGRSYDNARFADSFVNSIIVTTIVTASLLFFCSLAGFAFAKLRFKGRDKLMVIVILTLTIPNQLGIVALYIIISKFGWNQQLIAVIVPGLVSAFGVFYMRQFIQDSVPDELVESARVDGASTFRVYWNIVIPIIRPALGVLGLLTAVGTWNEFQWALIALGGGEHKTIGVALSDLASGNYVKYRIVLAGSFLATIPLILLLAVAGKQIVRGIMEGAVKA; encoded by the coding sequence ATGAGCACCAGCCCGTCCCACGCACGCACGGTGACACCGGTCGCCGAACCGGTCACCCGGCGCAAGGCGGCCCTCCTCGGCCGCTCCCCTCAGGACACCGCCGCCAGCGGCTGGAACTACCTGCTGCTGGTGGTCGCGATCATCGCCGGCGCGTTCCCGATCTACTGGATGTTCGTCGTGGCGACCGGCACGGACGCCACGCTCGCGCAGCTGCCGCCCCAGGTCACGCCCGGCGGCAACTTCATGCACAACGTCGGCATCGTGCTCGGCAACATCACCGAGCAGGGCCGGTCCTACGACAACGCGCGGTTCGCCGACTCGTTCGTGAACAGCATCATCGTCACGACGATCGTCACCGCGTCGCTGCTCTTCTTCTGCTCGCTGGCCGGGTTCGCCTTCGCCAAGCTGCGGTTCAAGGGTCGCGACAAGCTGATGGTCATCGTGATCCTGACGTTGACCATCCCGAACCAGCTCGGCATCGTCGCGCTGTACATCATCATCTCGAAGTTCGGCTGGAACCAGCAGCTCATCGCGGTGATCGTGCCGGGACTCGTCTCGGCGTTCGGTGTGTTCTACATGCGCCAGTTCATCCAGGACTCGGTCCCGGACGAGCTCGTGGAGTCCGCCCGGGTCGACGGTGCCTCGACGTTCCGCGTGTACTGGAACATCGTCATCCCGATCATCCGGCCGGCACTCGGCGTGCTCGGCCTGCTCACGGCGGTCGGCACCTGGAACGAGTTCCAGTGGGCCCTGATCGCCCTGGGCGGTGGCGAGCACAAGACGATCGGTGTCGCGTTGAGCGACCTGGCGTCCGGCAACTACGTCAAGTACCGCATCGTCCTGGCCGGTTCGTTCCTGGCCACCATCCCGTTGATCCTGCTGCTGGCCGTCGCCGGCAAGCAGATCGTCCGCGGGATCATGGAGGGTGCGGTCAAGGCGTGA
- a CDS encoding CAP domain-containing protein → MRTRPDGHDGRADARVVPSRSRRLRSRLAAAATTLLVGVGGVVGLVGGLATPAHADAGEDLLVMINAERAAAGVGPLRLNSSMSGVAAAWSQRMADAGQLSHNPDYATQIPGGWSAAAENVAWNSPADVAGLHRSWMESQGHRENILGGAYTDVGIAVVIQDGKAWGTEVFGAYGSAPMPAPAEPAPAPAPAPAPAPAPAPAPAPAPAPDPEPAPPVEPAVSPAPVAAAEPVPGTTPVAGTTAPPSRTPAPTARASERDTAEAAPAGSVLAQTATGTAGARVAVLGGLLVVLAAGAAVWRVRTRRGAPGFTRPPGGGPDPAP, encoded by the coding sequence GTGCGGACACGACCCGATGGACACGACGGCCGAGCAGACGCCCGGGTCGTGCCGTCGCGGTCCCGTCGCCTGCGCTCTCGGCTCGCGGCAGCCGCCACGACCCTGCTCGTCGGCGTCGGCGGCGTCGTCGGGCTCGTCGGCGGGCTCGCCACCCCGGCGCACGCCGACGCCGGCGAGGACCTCCTGGTGATGATCAACGCCGAGCGTGCCGCCGCCGGGGTCGGCCCGCTCCGGCTGAACAGCTCGATGTCGGGTGTCGCGGCTGCCTGGAGCCAGCGCATGGCCGACGCCGGGCAGCTGAGCCACAACCCCGACTACGCGACCCAGATCCCCGGCGGGTGGTCCGCTGCGGCGGAGAACGTCGCCTGGAACTCACCGGCCGACGTGGCCGGCCTGCACAGGTCATGGATGGAGTCGCAGGGCCACCGCGAGAACATCCTCGGCGGCGCGTACACGGATGTCGGCATCGCCGTCGTGATCCAGGACGGGAAGGCCTGGGGCACGGAGGTGTTCGGCGCGTACGGGTCCGCGCCGATGCCCGCACCCGCTGAGCCCGCACCGGCACCGGCACCCGCTCCAGCACCCGCACCAGCACCAGCACCAGCACCAGCGCCCGCGCCTGCTCCTGACCCGGAGCCGGCACCACCGGTCGAGCCTGCGGTGAGCCCGGCGCCGGTCGCGGCCGCTGAGCCGGTGCCCGGGACGACGCCGGTCGCAGGGACGACAGCGCCCCCCAGCCGGACGCCTGCGCCGACCGCCCGGGCGTCGGAGCGCGACACCGCCGAGGCGGCGCCGGCCGGGAGCGTGCTCGCCCAGACCGCCACCGGGACGGCCGGCGCCCGCGTCGCGGTCCTCGGTGGCCTGCTCGTCGTGCTCGCCGCAGGCGCCGCGGTGTGGCGAGTGCGCACCCGTCGCGGTGCTCCTGGATTCACCCGGCCGCCGGGCGGGGGTCCCGACCCCGCACCGTAG
- a CDS encoding pilus assembly protein TadG-related protein, with product MASRLRPRGDDGQVMLLSIAYGVLALLLVTAVVSATGIHLERKRLLALADLSALAAADAMDDPSYYSPTARDAGAGLVRLTPSSVRAAVDDHLATAPSSTRLTDVTVIEATTTDGRTARVTLRAMAHPALLSWATAPWSDGIVLQVTASARAG from the coding sequence ATGGCCTCGCGCCTGCGGCCGCGGGGAGACGACGGCCAGGTGATGCTGCTGTCCATCGCCTACGGGGTCCTCGCCCTGCTGCTCGTCACCGCTGTGGTCTCCGCCACCGGGATCCACCTCGAACGCAAGCGCCTGCTCGCCCTCGCCGACCTCTCGGCACTCGCGGCGGCCGACGCGATGGACGACCCGTCGTACTACTCACCGACAGCCCGCGACGCGGGTGCGGGGCTGGTGCGGCTGACGCCGTCGTCGGTGCGCGCCGCCGTGGACGACCACCTGGCCACCGCACCGTCGAGCACGCGCCTGACGGATGTCACAGTGATCGAGGCCACCACGACCGACGGCCGGACCGCCCGCGTCACGTTGCGCGCCATGGCCCACCCCGCCCTGCTGAGCTGGGCGACGGCGCCATGGTCGGACGGCATCGTGCTCCAGGTGACGGCCAGCGCCCGAGCCGGCTGA
- a CDS encoding TadE/TadG family type IV pilus assembly protein, with translation MSRIRSVTLRVARTVRARAHAALHDAPDRGSAIVEFLGVALVLLVPVVYLVLVLARMQSAAFAVDGAAREAARAFVTAQEPSAAAGRAVTAAAIAFDDQGLDPAAAAGAVVVACSADPCLTPGTAVTATIALDVPLPGVPGWLQGVVPLAVPVSATATATVDTFAGAG, from the coding sequence ATGAGCCGCATCCGGTCGGTGACCCTGCGGGTCGCTCGCACGGTCAGGGCACGGGCCCACGCCGCCCTGCACGACGCACCGGACCGCGGCAGCGCGATCGTCGAGTTCCTCGGTGTCGCGCTGGTGCTCCTCGTGCCCGTCGTCTACCTCGTCCTGGTGCTCGCCCGGATGCAGTCCGCGGCGTTCGCCGTCGACGGCGCGGCCCGGGAGGCAGCACGCGCCTTCGTCACTGCACAGGAGCCGTCGGCAGCGGCCGGCCGGGCCGTGACCGCCGCCGCCATCGCCTTCGACGACCAGGGGCTCGACCCCGCGGCCGCGGCCGGCGCGGTGGTCGTCGCCTGCTCGGCCGACCCGTGCCTGACGCCCGGGACTGCTGTGACGGCCACGATCGCGCTCGACGTGCCACTGCCGGGCGTCCCCGGCTGGCTCCAGGGTGTCGTCCCGCTCGCGGTCCCGGTCAGCGCCACGGCGACGGCCACCGTCGACACCTTCGCCGGAGCAGGCTGA
- a CDS encoding ABC transporter substrate-binding protein: protein MKWSRSRPATLLAVGAASALLLTACSSTPDDTTDPGTEESAATDEAPAEDVNLSIAFWGDFGLGPLVDQYEAENPGITITLNEGEYNAQHEALQQQLIAGSGAPDIAAIDEGFVVQFRSQADKFTNLLDFGAGDYEEAYLPWKWQSTLADDGAVQIGLGTDVGGLAMCYRHDLFAAAGLPSDRAEVSALWDTEGWDGFIEAGKTYVANAGGKKFIDNATNVFNPILGQQEVGFFTSDEELAMDGGPKVAFETTEAIIDAGLSANIAAWSDEWNAGFQNGDFAALACPAWMTGHIRNTAPDTTGLWDIAGIPGGGGNWGGSFLTIPAQGAHIEEAYALLEWLIQPDQQIAIFNTVGNLPSQPALYEDPAIQEKTDEFFNNAPTGQIFSATAEGLTPQYLGFKNGPVRVAVENVLNDIQAGNIATGAEAWDRAVSEAETAAAG from the coding sequence ATGAAGTGGTCTCGATCCCGTCCCGCGACACTGCTCGCGGTCGGCGCAGCATCTGCCCTCCTGCTGACTGCGTGCAGCAGCACTCCTGACGACACGACCGATCCCGGCACCGAGGAGTCCGCCGCGACGGACGAGGCTCCTGCTGAGGACGTCAACCTCTCCATCGCCTTCTGGGGCGACTTCGGTCTCGGCCCGCTCGTCGACCAGTACGAGGCGGAGAACCCGGGCATCACCATCACCCTCAACGAGGGTGAGTACAACGCCCAGCACGAGGCGCTGCAGCAGCAGCTCATCGCGGGCTCCGGCGCCCCGGACATCGCGGCCATCGACGAGGGCTTCGTCGTCCAGTTCCGCTCGCAGGCCGACAAGTTCACCAACCTGCTGGACTTCGGCGCGGGTGACTACGAGGAGGCCTACCTCCCCTGGAAGTGGCAGTCGACCCTCGCGGACGACGGCGCTGTCCAGATCGGTCTCGGCACCGACGTCGGCGGTCTGGCCATGTGCTACCGCCACGACCTCTTCGCCGCAGCCGGCCTCCCGTCCGACCGCGCCGAGGTCTCGGCCCTGTGGGACACCGAGGGCTGGGACGGCTTCATCGAGGCCGGCAAGACCTACGTCGCCAACGCGGGTGGCAAGAAGTTCATCGACAACGCGACCAACGTCTTCAACCCGATCCTCGGCCAGCAGGAGGTGGGCTTCTTCACCTCTGACGAGGAGCTCGCCATGGACGGTGGCCCGAAGGTCGCCTTCGAGACCACCGAGGCCATCATCGACGCCGGCCTGTCGGCCAACATCGCCGCCTGGTCGGACGAGTGGAACGCCGGTTTCCAGAACGGTGACTTCGCCGCCCTCGCCTGCCCGGCGTGGATGACCGGTCACATCCGCAACACCGCGCCCGACACCACGGGTCTGTGGGACATCGCCGGGATCCCCGGCGGCGGCGGCAACTGGGGTGGCTCGTTCCTGACGATCCCGGCCCAGGGTGCCCACATCGAAGAGGCGTACGCCCTGCTCGAGTGGCTCATCCAGCCGGATCAGCAGATCGCCATCTTCAACACCGTCGGCAACCTGCCGTCGCAGCCGGCCCTGTACGAGGACCCGGCCATCCAGGAGAAGACCGACGAGTTCTTCAACAACGCTCCGACCGGCCAGATCTTCTCGGCCACGGCCGAGGGTCTGACCCCGCAGTACCTGGGCTTCAAGAACGGCCCGGTGCGCGTGGCAGTGGAGAACGTGCTCAACGACATCCAGGCGGGCAACATCGCCACGGGTGCCGAGGCGTGGGACCGCGCAGTCTCCGAGGCCGAGACGGCCGCTGCAGGCTGA
- a CDS encoding DUF4349 domain-containing protein has protein sequence MRSLPRSIAVVAVLLLAGCSAGGDASTSEPASDVGGVESQESAADEAAAPAEDRGVDAGTGTDVNLSNQEFVVSGSLSMTVEDPHAVAEQAALLVERVGGKVQERNEQVSAEAEATSVYLVVRIPSDQVTVTLADLEELGTVQDLSLVTTEVTAQARDLDARIRALEISIARLEDLLGRAGSITEIVNAEQVLTDRQVELESVQAQKTALAEQIAMSTIRLELWTEATAPEPEPEPGFWGGLVSGWNALVGTTRDVLHVVGVLLPWLAAGALLTAVIIYVGRWLGRRQAAKAPSAAPSGPTTSLPWDARRGAARPAYPSGYAGQGPMDARPVPQPPAAPAAPEPAPAPPAPTEPAPTEPAPTAPGAVARRTKRSPTPPG, from the coding sequence ATGCGCAGCCTCCCGAGGTCGATCGCCGTCGTCGCCGTCCTGCTCCTTGCCGGGTGCTCGGCCGGCGGGGACGCGAGCACCTCGGAGCCCGCCTCGGACGTCGGAGGTGTCGAGAGCCAGGAGTCCGCCGCAGACGAGGCGGCGGCCCCGGCCGAGGACCGCGGCGTCGACGCCGGGACCGGCACCGACGTGAACCTGTCGAACCAGGAGTTCGTGGTCTCCGGCTCGCTGTCGATGACCGTCGAGGACCCGCACGCCGTCGCCGAGCAGGCAGCCCTGCTGGTCGAGCGCGTGGGCGGCAAGGTCCAGGAGCGCAACGAGCAGGTCTCCGCCGAGGCCGAGGCGACCAGCGTCTACCTCGTCGTGCGGATCCCGTCCGACCAGGTCACCGTCACGCTGGCCGACCTCGAGGAGCTCGGCACCGTGCAGGACCTGTCGCTGGTCACCACCGAGGTCACGGCCCAGGCGCGGGACCTCGACGCCCGCATCCGGGCACTGGAGATCTCGATCGCCCGCCTCGAGGACCTGCTCGGGCGCGCCGGGTCGATCACCGAGATCGTCAACGCCGAACAGGTCCTGACGGACCGCCAGGTCGAGCTCGAGTCCGTCCAGGCGCAGAAGACGGCCCTGGCCGAACAGATCGCGATGTCCACCATCCGGCTCGAGCTGTGGACCGAGGCGACGGCACCCGAGCCGGAGCCGGAACCCGGGTTCTGGGGCGGCCTCGTCAGCGGCTGGAACGCCCTGGTCGGCACCACGCGCGACGTGCTGCACGTCGTCGGCGTCCTGCTCCCGTGGCTCGCCGCCGGGGCGCTCCTGACGGCCGTGATCATCTACGTCGGCCGGTGGCTCGGACGGCGGCAGGCGGCAAAGGCGCCGTCTGCCGCGCCTTCCGGCCCGACGACGTCCCTCCCGTGGGACGCGCGTCGGGGGGCGGCCCGACCGGCCTACCCGAGCGGCTACGCGGGCCAGGGGCCGATGGACGCCCGGCCGGTACCCCAGCCGCCGGCCGCACCCGCAGCGCCGGAGCCCGCCCCGGCTCCGCCGGCCCCGACCGAACCGGCACCGACCGAACCGGCGCCCACCGCGCCGGGCGCCGTCGCGAGACGCACCAAGAGATCACCGACGCCTCCCGGGTGA